The DNA region GCCGCATAAGAATAGGGATCATTGTCGATATACTCCTGATAAAATTTGATGCTTTCTTCCTGCTTGTCGAGTATATCGTAACAAAATGCGAGTTCATAAAGCCCGTCTTTGTTTTCCATATTCTGTTCCAGGCTTTGCTTAATATATATAATGGCATTTTCGTAATCCAGCATGTTCTGATATACATATGCAATCTGCAACAGGATTTCATCGGTGGTTTCTGCAAATTCAAGGGCTTTCTGGAAATTATCCAGCGCTTCAGAATAACGCTCAAGGCTATTAAAGATATTGCCCCTTAAAATATAGATCTCTGCTTCTGAAGCCTCCAGCATTTCGGCTTTCTGCAACGAAAGAAATGCCCTTTCTGCCTGATCCGTTATAAAGAACAACTGGGCCTGCTTAACCAGAAAGACCACCGCGTAAGGGTGTTGGTTTACCGCGTATTCTATTACCTGCAATGCCTTTACAGGATCACTTTTTTCGATATAATAATCAATAATATTCTCAAAGGCCTGAGCATCAAAAAAGTACTGATCCTGATTGCGTATCATCTCTTCGTAACGCTCAACAGACCGTTGGGCATCATCACTAAAATCAAAGTAAAATTCCTCTTCCATGTAATTGAATAATTAAAGAACAGTTCCCTTTTTTGTTAAATACAATATAAGTTTACAATTATAATACCTTGAATAAGCCAAATAATTTTCAACATACACACAAGTCACCTGTTAAGTAACTGATTATATTAATTATGCGAGAGGGGTTATGATCAGAATTATTTTACAAAAGAACGCAAGATTATCCGGAATTCGGTAAAATCAATGTATTTTTTCGTTGATTTGTACACCTAATTATTTACAACATGCAGCACAACATCGGTACCATTTTAAAGAATTTAGGCATCGTAGAACTAAATCCAGCCTACAGCACGGGCAATAAATGGGGCAGTCTGGCAGATTCAGCCCGCATCGACAGCTTTTCACCGGTTAACGGGAAAAAGATAGCCAGTGTGCTGGTAGCTACGAAATCAGATTATGAGGCAGTTGTAAAAAAGGCAGAAGAAGCTTATTTATTCTGGCGCAGCCAGCCCGCACCGAAGCGGGGTGAACTTGTACGCCAGTTTGGCGATGCCTTGCGCAAAAATAAAGAGGCCCTGGGTACCCTGGTATCCTACGAAATGGGCAAAAGTTTACAGGAAGGTTTTGGCGAGGTGCAGGAAATGATAGACATCTGCGATTTCGCAGTAGGGCTTTCCCGACAGCTTTATGGCTTAACTATGCATTCCGAGCGCCCAAGCCATCGGATGTACGAACAATGGCATCCGCTGGGAATTGTAGGGGTCATCTCTGCCTTCAATTTTCCTGTTGCAGTTTGGAGCTGGAATGCTGCGTTAGCACTTGTATGCGGTAACGTGTGCATCTGGAAACCTTCTGAAAAAACGCCATTGACTGCAATTGCCTGCCAGCATATCATTGCCGGTGTATTTAAGGTAAATGACATTCCGGAAGGCGTTTCAAACCTGATTATTGGCGGCAAAGAAATTGGTGAAATGCTGAGCAATGATATGCGTATTCCACTCATTTCTGCCACAGGTTCTACCCGAATGGGAAAAGCGGTTGCTGCTGCTGTTGCCTCTCGTTTAGGAAAAAGCCTGCTGGAACTTGGCGGCAATAATGCCATCATCATATCCGAACATGCTGATCTGGACATGAGCCTGATTGGCGCTGTTTTCGGGGCCGTGGGTACCGCAGGGCAACGTTGTACCTCTACCCGCAGGTTAATCATCCATGAAAGCGTTTATGATGCCTTTACGGCAAAACTGGTTAAAGCCTACGGACAACTGCGCATTGGCAACCCGCTCAACCAGCACAACCATGTGGGCCCGCTGATTGATACCGATGCCGTTGCCAGTTATATGGGGTCTATAGAAAAATGTAAGGCCGAAGGAGGAAGGTTTCTTGTTGAAGGCGGAGTGCTAAACGGTGAGGAGTATGCTAGTGGCTGTTATGTAAAGCCCTGCATTGCTGAGGTTGAAAATGATTATAAAATTGTGCAGCATGAAACATTCGCACCAATTCTTTACCTCATAAAATACAAAACACTCGAGCAAGCCATCGCCCTTCAAAATGGCGTTCCGCAGGGATTGTCCTCGGCCATCATGACCTTAAACCTGCGCGAGGCAGAGCAATTTCTTTCGGCTGGCGGTTCAGACTGCGGTATTGCTAACGTAAACATCGGTACTTCCGGTGCCGAAATAGGCGGTGCTTTTGGCGGAGAGAAAGAAACAGGCGGCGGCAGAGAAAGCGGATCGGATGCCTGGAAAACCTATATGCGCCGGCAAACCAACACCATTAACTATTCTACCACCCTGCCATTGGCTCAGGGCATTAAGTTCGACTTGTAAAAATTGGATTTAACACGGAATTGAATCAAATCAGCAAGTGATATCTCATTTTCTTTACTGTTCTCAAAAAAGGCTAAAAAAACAGACCGGTTTTGTTTGAAAACACCTCAATTTGACGTAAGTTTAGAGATTTTTAAATGCTTACCCTCTGATTGTTTTAATCTCTTGCCAATGTTACGCGTAGATAGCTCCAAACCCTTCAAAATTGTATACTCTTTATGTAAACATGCGTATTTGGGCTATTTAATTGAACCGCATATTGTTCAGCTAAATCCTCAGGGTGATTTTTCATTGACCTATCAGCGTATTTTTTCGCATACAGCCAAAGAATTCAGCAAACATTTAACAGAAACAGACCTTAAGCTGATCAAAACACTGGATGAGACCGAGCAGGATTATATCATCAGGAAGTTCCATAAAAAAGCGATCAGGCCCGTAGAGTTCTTCAGCAAATTTTTTAATGATAAATTCTATGAAAATGTCCGTCCTAAAATTGAGAAAAAACTATCCGAAGTTTTAGAGGTGCTGAAACGGGAAGGTGCGCTATACCTGATGGACAAAGACGGATGGCCTGCCGAAAGGAGAATTGAAATCGCCAGCGAAGCGGCAACAGTATTGTTCCATTTCAGAAGGAACGAAGTGGAAACCCGTTATTTTCCGACGATAAAATACCAGGGCCTGCGGATTGACTTCATGTACAAAGATGCCCAGGTCATCAGCAACCAGCCCTCCTGGTTATTGCTGAATGATATGCTCTATTTTTTTGAGCAGGATATTGAAGGTAAGAAACTGCTACCATTTTTGAACAAACGGTACATCACCATTCCCAAATCTACAGAAGAAGCTTACTTCGGTAAATTTGTTGCCCCGCTAATCGAAAAATATCATGTATATGCGGAAGGCTTTGAGATCAGGACCGAAAAACACAGCCCTGCGCCAATTATCAAAGTAATTTACGTAGACGCAGGAATATCACAGCTGCAGTTGTATTTTAAGTACGGTGAGCATGCCTTTGCCATGGGTAACGAGAAGAAAATAACCGTTCACCTGCATAAAGAACAGGACAATTATATTTTTACCCGCATAAAACGCGACGTAAACTGGGAAAAACAAAAATTCGATTTCCTGCTAAATTTGGGGTTGAAGAAAACAAGCGCGCTTTATTACCACCTTGAAGTCCCGCAGATAGACGAGGAAGACCAGTCTTATGCAGTCATCAACTGGGTTAATGAACACCTGGAAATGCTAACAGAAAACGGATTCGAGATAGAGCAGCACCGGGGCACTAAAAAATTTCTGTTTGCCGTTAATAAGATCAGCTTTGACATTAAAGAGGACAATGATTGGTTTGACATTAATGCCATTGTTTACTTTGGCAGTCACCCGGTCCCTTTTATTTCACTGAAGCAACACATTCTCCATAAAAAAAGAGAATTCCTTCTGCCAGACGGCTCTATTGCAATTATTCCGGATAAATGGTTCACACAATACAGCAGCTTATTTAGCCTGGCCGACGGTGGGAAACAGCTTAAATTAAAAAAGCACCACATCGGCCTGATCAATGAACTTGCGGAAGACAGCATTGCCAACATCACCTTAAGCCGAAAATTACAAAAGCTGAATGACTTTGAAAACATTGCTGATACACAGATGCCGGTGAATTTTAAAGGCGATCTTCGCAGTTATCAAAAAGCGGGGTACAACTGGTTCAGCTTTTTAAGAGAATATAATTTCGGTGGCTGTCTGGCAGATGACATGGGTTTGGGTAAAACCATCCAAACACTGGCCATGCTACAGAAACTTAAGGAGGAAGACCAGGCGCAATCAAAGCACAGCACTTCACTGATTGTGATGCCAACCTCACTGATTTACAACTGGCTTAATGAAGCCAGAAAGTTTACACCCAAATTAAAGATCCATGCACATACCGGATCATCAAGAAACAAGGATATAGGCCGTTTTGCGGATTTTGACATCATCATTACTACATATGGTATTACCCGTGTAGATATTGATGTACTTAAAGATTTTTACTTCAGCTATATCATTCTGGATGAAAGTCAGAACATCAAAAACCCTTCATCCAAGTCTTTCAAAGCAGTAAAAACGCTTAAATCGAGACATAAGTTAATCCTTAGTGGTACGCCTGTAGAAAACTCTGTTAGCGACCTGTGGACCCAGCTTACCTTCTTAAATCCGGGGCTTCTGGGCACCCAGGCCTTTTTTAATGAGGAATATGTACAAGCTATTGAAAAGAGAAAAGATGAAGAAAAAGCCCGGAAACTGCAGGCCATCATTAAACCATTTGTGCTGCGCAGAACAAAGGAGCAGGTAGCAGCAGAGCTGCCTTCCAAAACTGAACAGGTCTTTTACTGCGATATGAGTGAAGATCAGGCCGCTTATTATGAAAAAACGAAATCGGCCTACAGAAACGATCTGCTCAACAGCATGGAAGATGGCACTCATGCCAGGAAACAGGTACAGCTGCTACAGGGACTTACGGCATTGCGCCAGCTCGCAAATCATCCGGTAATGATTGATGATACCTACACTTCTGATTCGGGCAAATTTGAGAATGTAATCCATACCCTCGACAATGTACTTAAAGGGGGGCATAAGGTGCTCATATTTTCGCAGTTTGTAAAACACCTGAACATCTTTAAGCACTATCTGGAAAAGGAGAACATTTCCTTTGCCTACCTGGATGGCGCCACAAAAAGCCGGGGTGAAATTGTGGCGGAGTTTCAAAAAAACACGGAGCTAAAAGTATTTCTTATTTCAATTAAAGCCGGTGGTGTAGGTTTAAATTTAACCCAGGCCGACTATGTATTTATCCTCGATCCGTGGTGGAATCCTGCGGTTGAACAGCAGGCAATAGACCGGACGCACCGGATCGGGCAGGAGAAAAAGGTTTTCATTTATAAATTCATTGCGAAGGATACCGTAGAAGAAAAGATCCTGGCGCTTCAAAACCGGAAAAAGAAACTGGCCAGCTCACTCATCACAACAGAAGAAAGCTTTTTCAAATCGCTCAGTAAAGAAGATATTCAGGAATTGCTCAATTAGACTTAAGCCAGTTAAGATAACTTGCACTGCCAATCATTTCAGCGCCCAGGCTCATCAGGTGATCATTGGGCAGCTGACAATCTATCATCTTAAACCTTTCTTGCCGGCAAAGTGATATCAGGGCGTATTTAGAAGCATTACTGGCTTTGCTGAACATACTCTCTCCGCAAAAAACCTGATTGATATGCACACCATACAATCCACCTACCAGTGTTTCCTCCTGCCATACTTCAACACTGTGAGCATAACCGCGCCTGTGCAATTCTATATATGCTTTTTGCATTTCCCCCGTAATCCAGGTCCCATCCTGATCTTTACGGCCAATCTGGGCACAATTGCTGATCACTGCCGCAAAAGCCTGATCATAGGTAACCCTGAAAGTATTGTTCTTTAACAATCTGCTCATGCTTTTGCTGACCACAACCCTATCCGGAAAAATTACGCAACGTTCCCTGGGCGCATACCAGCAAATGGGATCGCCCTCACTAAACCAGGGAAAAATTCCATTATTGTACGCGAGCATTAATCTTTCGGGTCTCAGATCACCTCCTATAGCCAGTAAACCATCCGGATCTGCAAGAGCTGGATCCGGGAAAACGATCTCAGTGTCGTCCAATTTAAAAACCATTTACAATATTACGGACTAAAACATTATCTCCCTAGCATCGTTTTATAATAGTGGACAGAAAAGATAACTTCATCAATATTAAACACCTCTATAACAGGGGCGGCTTTGGAATTGCCTATTCCGATCTGCACAAACTGAGCAGAAAAAGTATAGAGAAAGTGGTAAACGAACTTCTTGAAATCCCGAAAGAAAGTGCTGACCTGGCTACAGTTGATCCGGATGAAGTGAGGCGCCAAATGCAGCGGCAATCAGAACTTGGGGCAAAAAAAGAGTTGACGGAAGCCGAAAAGAACGAGCGACAGGAGATTACGCGCATACAAAACGAGCAGAGCCGTAAGCTTAACCTCGACTGGATGCAGCGCCTGATTGGTACAGAGCAACCTTTACTGGAAAAAATGACCCTCTTTTGGCATGGGCATTTTGCCTGCCGGTCTAATAACCCGATGTTTGCCCAGCAACTTAATAATATTCAACGAAAATATGCACTCGGCAGCTTTAAAACTTTGTTGGTTGAAGTCTCTAAATCTCCGGCAATGCTGCAATATCTGAACAATCAGCAAAACAGAAAAGGCCGGCCCAATGAAAATTTTGCCCGGGAGCTGATGGAATTGTTCACGATTGGCAGGGGCAACTACACAGAAAAAGATGTTAAAGAATCGGCAAGGGCCTTCACTGGCTGGACCTACAATAAAGAAGGGGCATTTGAATTTAAAAAAGCCTTACATGACGATCAGATTAAGGTTTTTTTTGGCAACACCGGCAATTTCGATGGTGAGGCTATTATTGATCAGATCCTGGACAAGCCGGCAACATCGGTATTCATCTGTACCAAGCTCTACCAGTTTTTTGTAAACGAAACCCCAA from Pedobacter africanus includes:
- the amaB gene encoding L-piperidine-6-carboxylate dehydrogenase yields the protein MQHNIGTILKNLGIVELNPAYSTGNKWGSLADSARIDSFSPVNGKKIASVLVATKSDYEAVVKKAEEAYLFWRSQPAPKRGELVRQFGDALRKNKEALGTLVSYEMGKSLQEGFGEVQEMIDICDFAVGLSRQLYGLTMHSERPSHRMYEQWHPLGIVGVISAFNFPVAVWSWNAALALVCGNVCIWKPSEKTPLTAIACQHIIAGVFKVNDIPEGVSNLIIGGKEIGEMLSNDMRIPLISATGSTRMGKAVAAAVASRLGKSLLELGGNNAIIISEHADLDMSLIGAVFGAVGTAGQRCTSTRRLIIHESVYDAFTAKLVKAYGQLRIGNPLNQHNHVGPLIDTDAVASYMGSIEKCKAEGGRFLVEGGVLNGEEYASGCYVKPCIAEVENDYKIVQHETFAPILYLIKYKTLEQAIALQNGVPQGLSSAIMTLNLREAEQFLSAGGSDCGIANVNIGTSGAEIGGAFGGEKETGGGRESGSDAWKTYMRRQTNTINYSTTLPLAQGIKFDL
- a CDS encoding DUF1800 domain-containing protein encodes the protein MDRKDNFINIKHLYNRGGFGIAYSDLHKLSRKSIEKVVNELLEIPKESADLATVDPDEVRRQMQRQSELGAKKELTEAEKNERQEITRIQNEQSRKLNLDWMQRLIGTEQPLLEKMTLFWHGHFACRSNNPMFAQQLNNIQRKYALGSFKTLLVEVSKSPAMLQYLNNQQNRKGRPNENFARELMELFTIGRGNYTEKDVKESARAFTGWTYNKEGAFEFKKALHDDQIKVFFGNTGNFDGEAIIDQILDKPATSVFICTKLYQFFVNETPNEAHIKELSNYFYRQKYNISDLMRKMFSSAWFYDKENIGTKIKSPVEFLVGLSREFHVTYNKPQVLIQLQSNLGQYLFNPPNVAGWPGGKNWIDSSSLMLRMKIPSLVLNDGLIDFSGKADPEDEAVIAQGKKSNIKPIKSAIDAKADWPKFLEGLPKKISPVELATFLLQPAVSAKVTGMIQNNLSLKNTAIEITSMPEYQLC
- a CDS encoding DEAD/DEAH box helicase — its product is MLRVDSSKPFKIVYSLCKHAYLGYLIEPHIVQLNPQGDFSLTYQRIFSHTAKEFSKHLTETDLKLIKTLDETEQDYIIRKFHKKAIRPVEFFSKFFNDKFYENVRPKIEKKLSEVLEVLKREGALYLMDKDGWPAERRIEIASEAATVLFHFRRNEVETRYFPTIKYQGLRIDFMYKDAQVISNQPSWLLLNDMLYFFEQDIEGKKLLPFLNKRYITIPKSTEEAYFGKFVAPLIEKYHVYAEGFEIRTEKHSPAPIIKVIYVDAGISQLQLYFKYGEHAFAMGNEKKITVHLHKEQDNYIFTRIKRDVNWEKQKFDFLLNLGLKKTSALYYHLEVPQIDEEDQSYAVINWVNEHLEMLTENGFEIEQHRGTKKFLFAVNKISFDIKEDNDWFDINAIVYFGSHPVPFISLKQHILHKKREFLLPDGSIAIIPDKWFTQYSSLFSLADGGKQLKLKKHHIGLINELAEDSIANITLSRKLQKLNDFENIADTQMPVNFKGDLRSYQKAGYNWFSFLREYNFGGCLADDMGLGKTIQTLAMLQKLKEEDQAQSKHSTSLIVMPTSLIYNWLNEARKFTPKLKIHAHTGSSRNKDIGRFADFDIIITTYGITRVDIDVLKDFYFSYIILDESQNIKNPSSKSFKAVKTLKSRHKLILSGTPVENSVSDLWTQLTFLNPGLLGTQAFFNEEYVQAIEKRKDEEKARKLQAIIKPFVLRRTKEQVAAELPSKTEQVFYCDMSEDQAAYYEKTKSAYRNDLLNSMEDGTHARKQVQLLQGLTALRQLANHPVMIDDTYTSDSGKFENVIHTLDNVLKGGHKVLIFSQFVKHLNIFKHYLEKENISFAYLDGATKSRGEIVAEFQKNTELKVFLISIKAGGVGLNLTQADYVFILDPWWNPAVEQQAIDRTHRIGQEKKVFIYKFIAKDTVEEKILALQNRKKKLASSLITTEESFFKSLSKEDIQELLN
- the aat gene encoding leucyl/phenylalanyl-tRNA--protein transferase, which encodes MVFKLDDTEIVFPDPALADPDGLLAIGGDLRPERLMLAYNNGIFPWFSEGDPICWYAPRERCVIFPDRVVVSKSMSRLLKNNTFRVTYDQAFAAVISNCAQIGRKDQDGTWITGEMQKAYIELHRRGYAHSVEVWQEETLVGGLYGVHINQVFCGESMFSKASNASKYALISLCRQERFKMIDCQLPNDHLMSLGAEMIGSASYLNWLKSN